ATGGATGATTGATAAAGGATATGCGGATAAAATCCGGACAACCGCTGAAGATATACAATCGGCAGAGATAATAAAAGATGACTTTATGGATAAGCAAACACCTAAGAATCCTACCAGTCCTGAACAAAGAGTAGTGCTTGCACGTGAAAAGAATCGTACAGTTGTTACGAAGGATAAGACGCTATTAGGGGATATTTTAGATCAACGTTTCAATTATGGAGTAGAGAATGGCAACTATCTTGTGAAATTGCTATACAAGGAGGGTTATAGTGATTTCGTAATGTTAAAAGCATCGGAAATGACGTCCGAATTGAAGGCATTACTAAAATAAGGTAAGGGATAGTGGTAGGTAGAAGACTACAGAGAAAAGACTACTGGTTGACAGAAACTGGATAGTTAGATTATGCTTTTGGAGATGTGTTAGGTAATAAATGGAACTGAGTGTATACAAAATGATCAGGGGGTAAGGACAGATGAATGAGAATATGAATAATCAGCTTTCGTTTTCGTATAATGTTTTTTCATATGTTCGTCCATCTCTCACCTTGGCTTACAGGTCAACCTCAGAACCAGTGTATTCATTTCCGGTTAAATAACATTTCATTATTACCCGGTAAATATAACTGTAATCAGGTTGAAGCCCGACCATGGACGATGGAGTCCGTGGTCTTTTTTGCATATTCAGAAGTTAAAAGGGAGGAATTAAGATGAAGGGAATTCATCAATCGGTCATTCAGCAGCTTCGGACTATCGAATCTGAAGAAAATGTTCGCATTCTGTATGCGTGTGAATCGGGTAGCCGGGCCTGGGGGTTTCCATCCAAGGATAGTGATTATGATGTTAGATTCCTATACATACGGAGACCTGAGGCGTATTTATCCATTTTTAAGCACAGAGATGTAATAGAGCGGCCGATCAGTGAGATGCTTGATATTAACGGTTGGGACTTGAAGAAGGGGCTTAATTTATTTCGAAAATCAAACCCACCACTGCTGGAATGGCTAGAGTCCCCTATCCGCTATGAAGAGAAATACGCTGTAGCCGAAAGGATCCGTGCACTCTCACCACAAAGCTTTTCGCCAAAATCATGTATTTACCACTATTTGAACATGGCGCGGGGAAATTACCGGGATTATCTGCAAGGCAGTGAGGTTAAGATTAAGAAATATTTTTACGTATTAAGACCACTCTTAGCATGCGCTTGGATTGAAAAATATAACGAAGTGCCACCACTCGATTTTAACATTCTTGTACAGGATCTGATTCCGCATGGTTCTGAATTACAGGAAACCGTACAGAACCTGTTATCTCGCAAAATGTCAGGTGAGGAACTAAATCTGGAGCCGCGCTTGGATGTAATCAACATGTACTTGGAGGAACGAATTGTTCATTACGAGGCGGTTGCTTCTGCTTTTGAACAGAGCGTAGGTGTTATGGATGAAGCGTTAGATGACTTGTTCCGATCAGCACTGATAGAGGTCTGGGGGGAAACGGGGCAGTGGAGCTGGTAAATCAGAATTTCAATAATTGTTAATTAAGGAGAGGTGAAGTTTATGCATTTGATCATCAAGGCGACAGGTGCAGGGGCGGGGATGTTGTCCCACCTGTTGGCCAAAAACCCGCATAATTTATATGACAGGAGCGATAAAGAAGCTAGAGTGCGCATAGTGTTCACCACCGCTTCCGACGAAGAGACAGAGGCTGTTATCTATGTCACACCTGATCCAATTGCTCTAGTCAAAGGAAATGCTTCTCATAATGACATCACACAATATATAAACGACCGGGAGTTTGTTACGAGCAGCCGCTTCTGCTCCTATATCCGTCCAGCGCTAGGTACAGCTCTTAACGGAAAGCCTAAGGAGGCAATTCTGCCTTGGGTAGATCACAAATTCCAATTGGAACTGTCCTTTGGACCGGTAGCATCGAACTTGCCTGATCATACGATTGAGGAATTATTTCATGCGCTTGGTTACAAGCTTGAGCTTGAAAGAGGAGATGCAGTGTATTCTTTTGATTTAAAAAGCCGAAGTTTTGCTCGATACATTAAGCTGCGGGGAGAGCAGACGCTGCAAACGGCCCTCCGTCAATTGTTCATCCTGATTCCGGCATTGGATGATGATAAGCATTATTTTATTAGTGATGATGAGATCGAAAAAATCAAGCGTTACGGTGAGGGGTGGCTGGATAGACATCCGTTGCGTGCGTTAATTCTCAAACGGTCACTACGATTTGCTAATCTTATTAAGCAATTTGATGGTGATGAACCAGACTCTTTTTCTGAAAAGGTGCCTGTTACTCCTGCTGAGATTTCAGCTGAGCCTAAAGTCAGATTAAATGATCTGCGTTATGCGGCGATTGCGAAAGTAGTTGAAGGAATGGACTTCAAGAGTAGTATCGTCGATTTTGGTTCCGGTGAAGGAAAGCTTTCGGCAAGACTCGGCAGTGTGCCTGGTGTAAAGCAGATTTGGGCGGTTGAACCTTCCGCTAACTCACAGCTGCGAGCAATGGATCGCTTCTCGAAGCTTGAAGATCGGGCCGGAGTTACAGTACCAACGCCAGTTACCGGCTCTTTGTTTTACTTCGATGAATCGCTGCGGAACAAGGATATCATGATTCTATGTGAGGTTATTGAGCATATCGACGAATTTAGACTGACTCGAGTGATGGAGACCATTCTGGCGGAATATTGTCCTAAGGTATTAATTCTGACAACACCGAACAAGGAGTATAACGAGGTGTATGAGATGGATTCGGAAGAAATGCGGCATGGAGACCACCGGTTTGAGTGGGGACGAGCAGAGTTCTCAGCTTGGTGTAACCTCTGGACGAGCTCCTTTGATTATTCGGTTAATTTTAAAGGGATTGGCGAAGCTTCGGACACTTTTGGATACCCGACGCAGATGGCGATATTTAGTAGGAAGGAGACGTTGTAATGACTATAGAAGAACAAAAAGAAAGGCAGCGAACCATTCCTTTTCCACATGCAGGAATTATTGTATTGGTCGGTCCATCCAATAGTGGGAAGACTACTTTACTGCGGAGATTAGTCGATGAAGGAACGCTATTGCAGACTGAAATTGTCTCGTCAGACGATTACCGTACTATGCTTGGTGACACTGATTTTATGGAGTGGAAGAATCGTCCTCGCGAGGAAGCGGATATTATTTTTAATGATTATCAGTTGCTCTCGAGTTTAGCATTTGAAGCAATGAATTCAACGATTGCCATGCGCTGTCGACTAGGGAAGCTGACAGTAGTGGATGCTACACATCTGCAAGAGGAATACCGTAAGCAATATTTAGATTTGGCAGACAAGCATAATGTTCCATGTTTGGCTTGGGTGCTCGATGTTCCAGAGGAAACGCTGCTGCAGCGGGATGTTCAGCGTGAGCATCCGCGTGGTCGTCAGCGGGTCAAACAACAATATGGTCAGTTCAAGCGTTCGTTGCGCAGCATTAAGGACGAGGGCTTTACTTCGGCTTATTTTTTGAAACATGCTGAGGAAGTGCTTTTTGAACGTAAGCAGAACCCGCTATGGGTTGAAATCGGCGCAGGGCTTGATATTATAGGTGACATTCATGGTTGTTACGAAGAGATGATCGAGCTGCTAGAAAGATTGGAATATGCGGAAGACGAGCAAGGACTGTACAAACATCCCGAGGGCAGGCTGTTAGTTTCTGTGGGTGATGTGATGAGCAGGGGACCTGAATCGCTGAAGACGATGAGGTTCTGGAAAAAGCATGTAGATGCTGGAATCGCCCGCATGATCGACAGTAACCATGGCTGGAAAATCGCCCGTTACTTAGACGGACGTAAAGTTACATTGAGTCATGGAGACGAGAATATCGCCGCTGAGCTGGAGGCATTTGCACTAGAAGCAGGCGATGAGGAAGCAACAAGGCTTAGGGAGGAACTCAAACAGTTTCTATTGTTCGCACCTAGTCATCTAGTGTTTGGTCGCAATGGTGTACGACGAGTTGTAGTTACCCATGCCGGAATTTGTGATGAATATATCGGCAAGCAGTCCAAACGGATTCAGGACTTCTGCCGATATGGGGACACTGATGGAATGGATGGCAAGGGTGCTCCTGTAAGGAAAGAATGGTATGTCGAACACGAATCTGGGGAGATCATCGTCTGGGGGCATGATCCTAGACCTTTCCCGACAGTAGTGAAAAATACAGTGAACATTGATCAAGGCGCTGTTTTTGGCGGATCTTTAACTGCGTACCGTTACCCTGAAGGGAAATTTGTTAGCGTTAAAGCGAAGCGCGATTATGCAGGTGATCCGGATAGTCCGTTAATTCGTTGGGAGCGTGGAAGATTCTCGCCGCCTAACCTGCGTAAATTCGTGGAGGGATACTCGGTCCAGACTGATCTTTATGGTGAGATCACTGTACGTGGAGAATTTGTTAAAGCAGCGATAGATACGGTTTCCCACTTCACGGTTCCACTAGAGGAACTGGTTTATATCCCCCCGACCATGAGTCCGCCGCCTTCAGTGTCTATAGATGAGAACTATCTGGAGCATCCGCGTGAGGCTTTTGCTTATTTTCGCGCACAAGGTGTTAAGACAATGATTGCGGAGAAAAAACATATGGGCAGCCGGGCCATCCTATTGTTATTCCGGGATGAAGAGGCAGCGTTACCGTATGTGGGCAGGCCGTCGTTAGGCACGATTTATACACGTACTGGCAGAGCTTTTTTTGACAGGGATACTGAATCTGAAGTGTTACGTAGGCTGAACGCGGATCTCGTGCAGGCGAATTATTTTGCGAAAAATAACACGGATTTGCTGCTCCTAGATGCGGAAATCGTACCGTGGAACTTGAAAGCGCGTGAGCTGATTTCCTCCCAATATGCACATGTGGCTGAAGCAGCACTGTTAGATCGGGAGCATCTTTTGGAGAAACTGCGTGAGGCTGAAAGATCAGGGCGAGATGTTACCTCGTGGATACAGGAAATGGAGGAGAAGCTCCAGAATGCTCATCTTTTTAAGGAAGCCTTCCAAAAGTATTGCTGGGACGTAAGTGGATTAGAGGGGATTAAGATTGCTCCCTTCCACACGCTTGCGCATAGCGGACAAACTTTCTTTGTGCACAGCCATCTTTGGCATATGGAGCATAATCGTGAACTAGCGGGGTTGTCACCTTTATTTATGGAGACTGAATACCGCACGGTATGTAATGAAGCGGACGAGGAACAGATAATCCGTTGGTGGGAAGAGATGACGGAGGATGGGCATGAAGGGATTGTTATCAAACCGGAAACATTTATAACACGTAATGGAGATAAGCTGGTTCAGCCTGCACTCAAGGTGAGAGGGCGTAAATATCTGCATATTATCTATGGAATAGATTATTTACAGCCGGACAACCTTGTGCGCCTCAAGCAGCGCAAAACGAGCAAAAAAGAACGTCATGCTTTGATGGAATGTGCGCTTAGCCGGGAATCGGTAGAACGGTTTATTCGAAAAGAACCGATAGAACGTGTACATGAATGCGTGCTTGCTGCGATGTCTCTGGAGTCCGATCCGGTAGATCCGCGGCTGTAGAAGAATAGAAATGAGTTATGAATTGAGGTAGAAATATAATGTTAAGCAATGCTACAGAAGTGTCGTTAAGCAAATTTATGACTAAATTGCTCCGGCATACTCCAGAGCAGTATGGCCTTATTTTGGACCCTGAGGATGGTTCCTGTACGTTAGACGAATTGCTGTCCGTGCTTGTGAAGTCTCCTAGATGGTCTGAGGTAACTGCGGGAGATATTCGGCAAGTGGTTGCAGGCTGTGAGAAGCAACGGATTGAAATTGAAGGTGAACGAATCAAAGCGCGGTATGGGCATAGCCATACGAAAATCACTTATGAGCCGGGGACTCCTCCACCTACGCTATATCACGGTACCCACTCTGGTGCGCTTCCTGTCATTATGGAGGAAGGACTCCGACCAATGGGACGGCAGTATGTTCATTTGTCCGAGGGGACACATTTTGCCAGTCTGGCTGGAAGTCGTAGAGGGAAATTGATTTTGCTGACTGTTGATACGATTAGCGCTGGTCAAATGGGTGTAACCTTTTATTATGCAGGTAATGAGGTCTGGCTGGCGGCACCAGTTCCGCCTTCCTGTCTTAGTATTTACACCCAATAGGGAAATAAGAGCGTTGTTTTGGTAGGAGGTAAAATCACATGGATGAAATTCCAGATCATTTAGATCACGGACTACAGATCGTATTTATAGGTTTTAACCCGAGTATCCGCTCAGGTGAAGTGGGGCATCACTACGCAAATCCGCGTAATAATTTCTGGAGAATCTTGCATCAGTCGGGACTTACGCCTCGGTTGTACGACGCTTCTGAGGACGGGGAGCTGCTTAAGCTGGGTTATGGTTTTACGAACATTGTTGCTAGGCCTACACGCGGAATCGATGATATTACTCGTGAGGAATATAATGAGGGCCGCGAATTGCTTCGCTCCAAGCTGGAGTTATATCGCCCACAGGTGGCTTGCTTCGTTGGAAAAGGTGTATATACAGAGTTTAGCCGGAGAAAAAAAGTCGATTGGGGATTCCAGGGAGATGTGTCTCCTACGGTAGATGGTGTACGTGAATTCGTCGCCCCCTCTTCCAGTGGATTGGTTAGAATGCCGATGGATGAGATCATTGGCATTTACAGTAGATTGGCTGAGTTTACGCAAGAAAGTGACATCTGAGATGATGTGATGTGTTTGGATGCGTAGGCAGGGAGTTAAATTTGGGATATGAGTAGATACACTGAAGAGAACATTGATTAGCGAACTAAGTAGAGGTGCGATTAGTGGAATCAATGAATTGAGACTTTGCGAGTGTAGCTAACGGACTCAGGTGTCGTTATTGGAAGGGAATCGTCGACGAATAACGCTTCCTGGGTCAGACAGCCCCAAGGTTAGTTAGATCGGCGTACGCACCACAGCCCAACTTAGATCCCGAGGACCATAATAATCCGGATTCTTCAAGTAGCTTCAAACAAGAAACGAGCAAGTCTCCATACTGGAAACTTGCTCGTTTTTATTACTTCAATGGCCTTCTTGATGATACTTTGTTTATAACGATATTCCTTCGCTAACAATACATCAAGTCTCGATCAACAACAGAATGATAGAGGATAGGGATAGACAAACGCTGATCAAGCATAACACGGCAACGACTTGCTTCTGGCTCAGACCTGCACGGAGCAGGCGGTAATGAGCCTGGGTAGCATCAGCCTGATAAATAGACTTGCCTTGGATAAAGCGCTTGACGACGACGAAAATATTGTCGAAGATCGGAACGCCCAGCGCCAGAATCGGGATGAATAGCGACAGGGCTGTGGCTTGCTTAAACGCGCCGTCGAGTGCTATTACCGCAAGAATGAAACCGAGGAAGGTTGCCCCGGCGTCGCCCATAAAGATTTTGGCAGGCGGTTTATTATAGCGTAGATAAGCAATGGTAACGCCGACGAGTGCAATCGCCATAATCGCAGAAGAGGATTGCCCCTTAGTTAATGCGACAATAAATAGTGTTATAGCTGAAATAGCCGTCAAAGCACCAGCCAGACCATCCATGCCGTCCGAGAAATTAATGACAGTGGTTACGCCAAAGATCCAGATAATCGTTAGCAGAAACTGTAATACTACGGGTAGAACGATATAATCCCCTGAGAAGGGGTTGTAGAAGCCTGTAAATGCGTTGCCAGAAAGATATACAAGGACAGCCGCACTAACCTGAACAATCATTTTTGGCAGTGCCGGGAAATCTTTACCTTTTGTTTTGTACCAGTCATCTATGGTACCTATGGTTAGCAGCAGCACGCCTCCTGCAAACAGTGCGACGGTCTCCATGGAGAATTCACGGGCAAATACCAGATAAGTGATAAAGAATCCGATGAATATGGCGTAACTGGCCGTTAGCGGTATAGGTTCTCTATGGATTTTACGCTCAACGTCTTGACGGGGCTTGTCCACAAAATCAAGCCGGAAAGCCAGTCTGCCGAGCGGCGGAATTAGAAAGTATACGATAGAAAAAGACATTAGAAACGATAAAACGTATAATATGACGCTCACCACCGTTTTCTTTTTAAAATAACACAGTTCGCTTAAAACTACCTTAAAAAAGTAAATTTTTGTCGTCTGGCTGATAAGTTGACTTGATTGTATCACTGTAGTACCTTTTTGAGAAAAGAGTTTTGGGGGATATTGTATGAAATACGACGTTATTTTATTCGATGCTGATGATACACTGTTTGATTACGGAATGGCAGAAAGCCACGCACTATCTAACGCATTTTTACACTTTGGTTTGCCAACAGGTGCTGAGGACTATGCTGCAAGTTATCAGGAGATCAACCATGCGCTGTGGCGGGATTTGGAGCAAGGGAAGATTAGTTCGGCGGCATTACGTGTGGAACGGTTCAATCGGTTATTTGCTGCAAATGCGCTGGAGCTGAATCCTGAGGCTTTTAGTGAAGCCTATCTACGTTTCTTAGGCGAGGGAACTTTTCTGATTCAGGGAGCGATTGAGCTGTGCGGGGAACTTGCGGACTGCCGATTAGCAATCATCACGAACGGAATTAAAGAAGTGCAAACCTCCAGAATTCAAGGTTCGCCGCTTAGTGAAACATTTGAGCAGATCATTATTTCTGAGGAGGCTGGCTGTCAGAAGCCGGAGACAGGGATTTTTGATTATGCTTTTGCTAAATTGGGGATTTCGGATAAGGAAAAAGTGCTGATTGTTGGTGACTCCTTAACCTCTGATATCCAAGGCGGAATCAATTATGGGATCGATACTTGCTGGTTTAACCCGTTGGGTAAAGAGAACACGTCGGCTGTTCAACCGAAATATGAAATTCGAGATCTGTCGGAGCTATTAGACATTGTAGGGAAGACAGCTAATCTTTAATGAAAAAATAAGGTGTGAGCGCATAAGCGACTCACACCTTTTGTTAAATGAACTGAAGAATCTTACTGCCGAGTATTCAGCGGTTTAAGATAAGCTTCGATTTGCTCGCGTTTGGATTCAAGAAAAGGTGGCAAGGCAAGGGATTCGCCTAGGCTTTCCATCGGTTCATCAGTAGCAAATCCAGGTCCGTCAGTAGCCAGTTCAAAAAGAATACCGTTAGGCTCACGGAAATAAAGGGAGCGGAAGTAGAAACGATCCACGAATCCGGAGTTAGGAAGCTGAGCTGTGCGTATATGTTCGACCCATCGCTTTAATTCCTCCTCATTATCCACGCGGAATGCGACATGGTGCACACCACCTCGTCCTAAATGCTCCTGATCTAGATCATTACGTTCCTCCAGGTGAACTTCTGCGCCCGATCCGCCTTCTCCAGTCTCGAATACGAGCACATCTGGCTGGCCCGCTACGCTTGAAGGATAAGTGCCTTTGCGGCGGAAGCCAAGCAATTGCTCCAGTACAACCGCTGTATGCTCTGCACTTTCAACAGTAAGATGTGCGGGACCTAGACCGATAATCCCGTACTCAGCAGGTACTGGGCTTTTGGCCCAAGGCATTCCGCCGGCTACACCGTAATCATTTTCGTCAGATACGAGAATGAAACGTTGCCCTTCGTGATCGCGGAAGGATAAAGTCTGGCGACCGCCGAGTGTTTGAATCGTTCCGTGCTCTACGTTAAGCTCAGTGAAGCGTTGCTTCCAATAGGTAAGTGCGGCATCACTCGGTACTCGAAGAGAGAGCGCGGAGATGCTGTTATTACCTTTACGGTTGCGACCCGCCATCGGGAGTTCAAAGAAAGTTAATTCGGTTCCGGGATTACCCTTCTCATCACCATAGAATAAATGGTACACTGAAATATCATCCTGATTTACTGTCTTTTTAATGAGACGCAGTCCAAGGACTTCGGTGTAGAACTTGAAGTTTTCCTGCGCTTTGCCTGTAATTGCGGATACGTGGTGCAGTCCTTTTAATGTTAAAGTCATGTGAAATTACCTCCGTGTAAATGCTGAATGTGAGCAAGTTATATTGTGATCGTTCTATAATTAGTGAATATTATTAAGTTACTATAATTTTAATAGTAAATCAAAACAATTGCAAGTTTATATTTATGAATCGCAAAATCTATTCCATACATAAGGAGAGCGTACAATGCACACAACAACTAGCTTGATGAAACAATTGCAGGAGCTGAAGCTTGATCCACACGGAACCATTCTGGTTCACTCTTCATTAAAAAGCGTTGGCGAAGTAGATGGAGGTGCGAACACAGTACTGGATGTACTCAGTGAGTATATGAAGGACGGACTGCTCGTATTGCCAACACATACATGGGCTTATATTAATGCGGATAATCCGCGGTTCTCAGTTCTAGATTCCCCATCTTGTGTAGGTATATTACCGGAACTGTTTCGTAAACGTCCTGATGTCATTCGCTCTTGGCATCCGACACATTCTGTAGCGGCTTTAGGTGCAGATGCTGAGCAGTTCACTACGGGAGATGAACGCTGGGATACGCCGTGTGCCCGTGGCTCAGCATGGGGCAAGCTGCTTGATCGGAAGGCGGAAATTGTACTGCTGGGCGTTGATCTGCGGCGGAATACGTTCATTCATGGCATTGAAGAGTGGGTCGATATTCCAGGTAGAATGACGGATAGTCATGAGGAGTTATACATGGTGACACCGGATGGAGATGAAATCATGGTGCCTTCCCGCAGACATTGTGGTCTCTCTTGGTCGGAGCATTTTTGGAAAGTGGAACGCGAGCTTGAGGAAGGTGGTGCCATGCGAAAGGGGAAATTTGGAGATGCGCTGGTTAGGGTATGCGGGACGGTAGAAACTACGAATATTCTGAGTCAGATGTTGAAGGAAAATCCAGATCTTTTCTCGGACAATGAACCGCTGCATGGTGAAACCAAACCAGATCCGCTTCCAAAGACTAGACGTGAACAGCCTTAGAATGGCCATAAAGCATTTTTTCAAACTGGACAATCTGGAAGCCGCTATCAATGTATGGTATATTAATCTCACTAAAACATAGTAAGGAGATTGGAAATGGAAAAAACTTTGGTTTTTGGACACAAAAATCCGGATACGGATACCATTTGTTCTGCAATTGCTTATGCTGCACTCAAAAAGGAATTGGGTTGGGATGCTGAGGCCGTTCGTCTGGGCGACGTTAGTGGTGAAACGCAATTTGCGCTTGATCATTTCGGAGTCGCTGCTCCTCGTCTGGTAGAGAACGTTGCTGGTGAAGCCAATCAGGTTATTCTTGTTGACCATAACGAACGCCAACAAAGTGCGAATGACATTGATCAAGTACGTGTGGTTGAAGTTATCGACCATCACCGGATCGCAAACTTTGAAACTGCACATCCGTTGTACTATCGTGCTGAGCCAGTAGGCTGTACAGCTACTATTCTTAACAAGTTGTATAAAGAAAACGGAGTTGCTATCCCTAAAGAAATCGCTGGATTGATGCTGTCTGCCATCATTTCCGATTCCTTGTTGTTTAAATCACCGACATGCACAGCGGAAGATGTAGCAGCAGCACGCGAGCTTGCTGAAATCGCTGGTGTAGATGCAGAAAGCTACGGTCTTGATATGTTGAAGGCTGGCGCTGACCTTAGCGACAAGAGTATCGCTCAACTGATTTCCTTGGATGCAAAGGAATTTAAAATGGGTGAATACAAAGTAGAAATCGCACAAGTAAACGCGGTGGATGTTAATGATGTTCTCTCCAAGCAAGCCGAACTGGAAACTGCACTTACTTCCATTATTGCTGAAAAAGAATTGGATCTGTTCCTGTTCGTAGTTACAGATATCCTCAATAACGATTCCGTAGGTCTGGCTCTGGGCCGTGTTGCAGGAGCAGTAGAACAGGCGTACAACGTGAAGCTTGATGACAATAAGGCACTTCTCAAAGGTGTAGTATCCCGCAAATCGCAAATCGTACCTGTTCTTACAGAAACCATTGCTAAGCTGTAACGCATGCTGACCCTTGCACTCTATTCTGTGCAGTAGCATTCATATAAGAGCCGCGTCATCCATTAGAAGTTATGAGGGTGACGCGGTTCTTTTTGTTTTACGACGCATTCTGCTACAATACTTTGAGAGGTAAGAGTAATCACCAACATGTGGAATATAACAAAAAGACAGGGGATATTAAGAATGGAATTGTTTGCAGCAATGGAGCGGGACGATTACGAAGAACTGTTGTTTTGTCAGGATAAAGCATCAGGGTTAAAGGCCATCATTGCCATTCATGACACAACACTGGGGCCCGCACTGGGTGGTACACGGATGTGGACCTACGCTACAGAAGAGGATGCAATTGTTGACGCACTTCGATTAGCAAAAGGAATGACATACAAAAATGCAGTATCGGGTCTGAACTTAGGCGGTGGGAAGACAGTAATCATAGGAGATCCCAAGAAGGATAAGAACGAAGCGATGTTCCGTGCTTTCGGAAGATACATACAGGGCTTGAATGGACGCTATATAACTGCCGAAGATGTTGGCACAACAGAAGAAGATATGAACATAATCTATCAGGAGACAGATTATGTTACAGGTACATCACCTACATACGGCTCCTCGGGCAATCCGTCACCAGCTACGGCTTATGGCGTATACCAAGGGATGAAGGCAGCGGCCAAAGCGGCATTTGGCAATGATTCACTCGAAGGGAAGACTGTCGCTGTTCAAGGCGTTGGAAATGTAGCTTTTTCACTCTGCAAGCACCTTCATGAAGAGGGCGCTCAGCTTATTGTAACTGATATTCATAAAGAAGCTGTGGCGCGCGCGGTAGAGGCTTATGGTGCTAAAGCCGTCGATCCCGCAGATATTATCAGTGCAGATTGTGATATTTATGCTCCATGCGCACTCGGAGCAACGATCAATGATGAGTCTCTTCGGGTAATTAAGGCGAAGGTGATCGCAGGTGCGGCCAACAATCAGTTAAAAGAGGCCTATCACGGCGATACTCTTCACGAAATGGGCATTGTGTATGCTCCTGACTATGTGATTAATGCCGGTGGCGTTATTAATATCGCGGATGAGTTGAACGGTTATAATAGGGAGCGTGCGTTTAAGCAGGTTTCGAAAATTTATGATAACATCACCCGCGTACTGGAAATCTCACGTCTAAATGGGATTCCAACTTCTGTCGCGGCAAATCAGCTTGCAGAGGAACGGATATCCTTATTAAGAAATACTCGTAGTACTTTCCTGCGTAACGGCCAACATGCTCTTAGCAGAAGATCACTACGGGGATAAGTTGCATAGGTACTTAAATTAGTCTTTTCACATAAAAGCGCCATTGTCG
This Paenibacillus sp. FSL R5-0345 DNA region includes the following protein-coding sequences:
- a CDS encoding RNA 2'-phosphotransferase, producing the protein MLSNATEVSLSKFMTKLLRHTPEQYGLILDPEDGSCTLDELLSVLVKSPRWSEVTAGDIRQVVAGCEKQRIEIEGERIKARYGHSHTKITYEPGTPPPTLYHGTHSGALPVIMEEGLRPMGRQYVHLSEGTHFASLAGSRRGKLILLTVDTISAGQMGVTFYYAGNEVWLAAPVPPSCLSIYTQ
- a CDS encoding polynucleotide kinase-phosphatase, with the protein product MTIEEQKERQRTIPFPHAGIIVLVGPSNSGKTTLLRRLVDEGTLLQTEIVSSDDYRTMLGDTDFMEWKNRPREEADIIFNDYQLLSSLAFEAMNSTIAMRCRLGKLTVVDATHLQEEYRKQYLDLADKHNVPCLAWVLDVPEETLLQRDVQREHPRGRQRVKQQYGQFKRSLRSIKDEGFTSAYFLKHAEEVLFERKQNPLWVEIGAGLDIIGDIHGCYEEMIELLERLEYAEDEQGLYKHPEGRLLVSVGDVMSRGPESLKTMRFWKKHVDAGIARMIDSNHGWKIARYLDGRKVTLSHGDENIAAELEAFALEAGDEEATRLREELKQFLLFAPSHLVFGRNGVRRVVVTHAGICDEYIGKQSKRIQDFCRYGDTDGMDGKGAPVRKEWYVEHESGEIIVWGHDPRPFPTVVKNTVNIDQGAVFGGSLTAYRYPEGKFVSVKAKRDYAGDPDSPLIRWERGRFSPPNLRKFVEGYSVQTDLYGEITVRGEFVKAAIDTVSHFTVPLEELVYIPPTMSPPPSVSIDENYLEHPREAFAYFRAQGVKTMIAEKKHMGSRAILLLFRDEEAALPYVGRPSLGTIYTRTGRAFFDRDTESEVLRRLNADLVQANYFAKNNTDLLLLDAEIVPWNLKARELISSQYAHVAEAALLDREHLLEKLREAERSGRDVTSWIQEMEEKLQNAHLFKEAFQKYCWDVSGLEGIKIAPFHTLAHSGQTFFVHSHLWHMEHNRELAGLSPLFMETEYRTVCNEADEEQIIRWWEEMTEDGHEGIVIKPETFITRNGDKLVQPALKVRGRKYLHIIYGIDYLQPDNLVRLKQRKTSKKERHALMECALSRESVERFIRKEPIERVHECVLAAMSLESDPVDPRL
- a CDS encoding mismatch-specific DNA-glycosylase produces the protein MDEIPDHLDHGLQIVFIGFNPSIRSGEVGHHYANPRNNFWRILHQSGLTPRLYDASEDGELLKLGYGFTNIVARPTRGIDDITREEYNEGRELLRSKLELYRPQVACFVGKGVYTEFSRRKKVDWGFQGDVSPTVDGVREFVAPSSSGLVRMPMDEIIGIYSRLAEFTQESDI
- a CDS encoding MraY family glycosyltransferase, with amino-acid sequence MSFSIVYFLIPPLGRLAFRLDFVDKPRQDVERKIHREPIPLTASYAIFIGFFITYLVFAREFSMETVALFAGGVLLLTIGTIDDWYKTKGKDFPALPKMIVQVSAAVLVYLSGNAFTGFYNPFSGDYIVLPVVLQFLLTIIWIFGVTTVINFSDGMDGLAGALTAISAITLFIVALTKGQSSSAIMAIALVGVTIAYLRYNKPPAKIFMGDAGATFLGFILAVIALDGAFKQATALSLFIPILALGVPIFDNIFVVVKRFIQGKSIYQADATQAHYRLLRAGLSQKQVVAVLCLISVCLSLSSIILLLIET
- a CDS encoding 3' terminal RNA ribose 2'-O-methyltransferase Hen1, which produces MHLIIKATGAGAGMLSHLLAKNPHNLYDRSDKEARVRIVFTTASDEETEAVIYVTPDPIALVKGNASHNDITQYINDREFVTSSRFCSYIRPALGTALNGKPKEAILPWVDHKFQLELSFGPVASNLPDHTIEELFHALGYKLELERGDAVYSFDLKSRSFARYIKLRGEQTLQTALRQLFILIPALDDDKHYFISDDEIEKIKRYGEGWLDRHPLRALILKRSLRFANLIKQFDGDEPDSFSEKVPVTPAEISAEPKVRLNDLRYAAIAKVVEGMDFKSSIVDFGSGEGKLSARLGSVPGVKQIWAVEPSANSQLRAMDRFSKLEDRAGVTVPTPVTGSLFYFDESLRNKDIMILCEVIEHIDEFRLTRVMETILAEYCPKVLILTTPNKEYNEVYEMDSEEMRHGDHRFEWGRAEFSAWCNLWTSSFDYSVNFKGIGEASDTFGYPTQMAIFSRKETL
- a CDS encoding nucleotidyltransferase domain-containing protein, whose product is MKGIHQSVIQQLRTIESEENVRILYACESGSRAWGFPSKDSDYDVRFLYIRRPEAYLSIFKHRDVIERPISEMLDINGWDLKKGLNLFRKSNPPLLEWLESPIRYEEKYAVAERIRALSPQSFSPKSCIYHYLNMARGNYRDYLQGSEVKIKKYFYVLRPLLACAWIEKYNEVPPLDFNILVQDLIPHGSELQETVQNLLSRKMSGEELNLEPRLDVINMYLEERIVHYEAVASAFEQSVGVMDEALDDLFRSALIEVWGETGQWSW